A window from Bombus pascuorum chromosome 12, iyBomPasc1.1, whole genome shotgun sequence encodes these proteins:
- the LOC132912653 gene encoding angiogenic factor with G patch and FHA domains 1 — MIENNISSESDEGEIKSDFEADFQEELHNFPHILRFIQRMRDHIKKQNKKIAKLRNKLSEHKSKKLMEKKTLIDYGTQTNPLEYEKESCQDWNVNNDKTSTSIIQQVKEVAESALLQTGFVYEETSGLYYDYNSGYYYDAKQGLYYDGNTGTYYYYDETSGTYQFHSQAQVTVNEAAAHLKSKKEQKTRKTTKDEGKKRKLAEREEQSEDELEEGECSSNDSDSNSNDITPELCTSSDSDHEEDQDLAKTYPPCMRIIVKETNLSKLKIGSLFFVAYTGGSIGREGDHSVVIPDINISKHHARILYNEDKKIYEVIDSGSRNGTFLNGKRLSVAKQESEPHEVSHGSIIQVSTTKLLCHIHNGNETCGHCEPGLVQQSINAEENKASKKDQHKQELRRLKHKFGVEKDNVASASQLALGYQDRAQNRRQCIGSLNHHAKTQQSSMDISITKDNRGFKLLSKMGWSEGQSLGKERDGPTEPVPLTNNPSKTGLGAASEFPTIELDSTTEKKQALWRKTQQRYKEITDHAK; from the exons ATGATAGAAAATAACATATCTAGTGAAAGTGATGaaggagaaataaaatcaGATTTTGAAGCGGATTTCCAAGAAGAACTACATAATTTTCCCCatattttaagatttattcaAAGAATGCGTGATCACATTAAAAAACAGAACAAAAAAATTGccaaattacgaaataaactCAGTGAACAT aaaagtaaaaaattaatggaaaagaaaaccTTAATTGATTATGGAACACAAACGAATCCAttagaatatgaaaaagaatcaTGTCAGGATTGGAAtgttaataatgataaaacatCAACTAGTATTATACAACAAGTTAAAGAAGTAGCTGAGTCTGCTTTGTTGCAAACTGGTTTTGTCTATGAAGAAACTTCTGGTTTATATTATGATTACAACAGTGGATATTATTATGATGCA AAACAAGGTTTATATTATGATGGCAATACAGGTACATATTACTATTATGATGAAACTAGTGGAACATATCAATTTCATAGTCAAGCACAAGTAACTGTGAATGAAGCAGCTGCACATCTGAAAAGCAAGAAGGAGCAAAAAACTAGAAAGACAACCAAG GATGAGGGGAAAAAACGCAAACTTGCGGAAAGAGAAGAACAGTCGGAAGATGAACTTGAGGAGGGTGAATGTTCAAGCAATGATAGTGACAGCAATTCTAATGACATTACTCCAGAATTATGTACTAGTAGTGACAGTGACCATGAGGAAGATCAag atttAGCGAAAACCTATCCCCCATGCATGAGAATCATAGTTAAGGAAAccaatttatcaaaattaaaaattgggAGTCTCTTTTTTGTTGCATATACTGGTGGTTCAATTGGTCGTGAAGGTGATCATTCTGTAGTAATAccagatataaatataagtaaa CATCATGCCCGCATTTTATAtaatgaagataaaaaaatatacgaagtCATTGATTCAGGATCAAGAAATGGCACGTTCTTGAATGGTAAAAGATTGTCTGTGGCTAAGCAAGAATCTGAACCTCATGAAGTTTCACATGGTTCGATTATACAAGTTAGTACTACGAAATTGTTGTGTCACATTCATAATGGAAATGAAACATGTGGCCACTGTGAGCCAGGACTTGTTCAGCAAAGCATTAATGCAGAAGAGAACAAAGCTTCTAAAAAAGAccaacacaaacaagaattgAGACGGCTGAAGCATAAGTTTGGCGTAGAAAAAGATAATGTCGCAAGTGCTAGTCAATTAGCATTGGGATACCAAGACAGAGCGCAAAATCGAAGACAGTGCATCGGTTCTTTGAATCATCATGCTAAAACACAACAAAGTTCAATGGATAT atCTATAACAAAAGACAACAGGGGATTTAAACTGCTATCAAAGATGGGCTGGTCTGAGGGACAATCCTTAGGGAAGGAAAGAGATGGACCAACTGAACCG